The genomic region ACCCCAGCGCTCTTTTTTGTCGTGATAAGCCTTGTAGTAGGCAAATTTAGCCTTTTTAAATAGCGAATTTTCATCAAATAAGCTAACCCCTTTTGCCTCATCCATAACGATAAGCACAGCAAAAACCTTGCTCGCAACCTCGCCATAATCGCCCTTTGTCTTTAGATGAAATGGTTCGTATTTTAGCCCAGGGATTTTCTCAACTACCTTTGGAGTGACGCTCTTATCATACTTGTAGCAAAATGGGCAAGCGTAGCTAAAAATTTTAACTAGCGTATTTTGCCCCGCGCTTAGTGGCTTTTCAAGCTTGACGTAGTCCTCACCCTCGCTAAATGCACTAGCACTGATCGCACCAGCTACTGCAACGGCAAAGATAGCCTTACTAAATTTAGATAGAAAACTCATGATAATCTCCTTTAGATGATTTATTTTGAGTTATTCTACAACCAAGCTCAACCGCAATTTTAACGCTAGAATAAATTTTGGCTGAAATTTATAAGATATCGCATTGATTAAAAATTTAATTTTTACTAGAGCTTATCTCATTTATTGCTGATAATGCATTTAAAGCACTCGGATAGCCTATAAATGGTATAAGTGTCGTAACAACGCTTATTAGTTTAGCTCTATCGTTGCCGATACCAAAATTTGCAGCAATGTGCCCTAAAAGCTGTGGTTTTGCAAAGCCAAGAGTCGTGATATAGACAAATGTCAAAAGCTCTCTAAG from Campylobacter concisus harbors:
- a CDS encoding thiol:disulfide interchange protein DsbA/DsbL: MSFLSKFSKAIFAVAVAGAISASAFSEGEDYVKLEKPLSAGQNTLVKIFSYACPFCYKYDKSVTPKVVEKIPGLKYEPFHLKTKGDYGEVASKVFAVLIVMDEAKGVSLFDENSLFKKAKFAYYKAYHDKKERWGDGKDAEGFLKTGLDAAGVSKADYEKELANPKVTELLKKWDESYDVAKIQGVPAFVVNGKYLIMTKSISSLDGMAALIEELLKK